The following proteins come from a genomic window of Microbacterium sp. SY138:
- a CDS encoding ATP-dependent DNA ligase has product MRYDIPAPMLAKAAPAVPDPAKTPGGLLYEPKWDGFRGLIAWDGETVEIGSRGARPLTRYFPELVDVIPQLLPEPCLLDGEIVVATGPDGSQRLDWEALSQRIHPAASRVAKLAVETPAMFIAFDLLAVGIDDLLAQSFETRRARLETLMEGVGHPLHITRTTRDREAAVRWLAEFEGAGLDGVVAKPLDQPYAPGKRTLFKIKHARTADVVALGYRIHKSGSGVGSLLVGLYGDDGELHQVGGVAAWSDARRQELVEELSPLVERDESGDAVTAEGERSRFSGSKDVSFVRLRPERVLEVRYDQLEGARFRHTVQFERWRPDRDARSCTYEQLDTVEGYDLADVLS; this is encoded by the coding sequence ATGCGCTACGACATCCCCGCGCCGATGCTCGCCAAGGCGGCGCCGGCCGTCCCCGACCCCGCGAAGACGCCGGGCGGACTGCTGTACGAGCCGAAGTGGGACGGCTTCCGTGGACTCATCGCCTGGGACGGGGAGACGGTGGAGATCGGGTCACGAGGCGCCAGGCCGCTGACCCGCTACTTCCCCGAACTGGTCGACGTGATCCCCCAGCTGCTTCCGGAACCGTGCCTGCTCGACGGCGAGATCGTCGTCGCCACCGGGCCGGACGGCTCACAGCGCCTGGACTGGGAGGCCCTCAGCCAGCGCATCCACCCCGCCGCCTCACGCGTCGCGAAGCTCGCCGTCGAGACCCCAGCCATGTTCATCGCGTTCGATCTGCTCGCCGTCGGAATCGACGACCTGCTCGCACAGTCGTTCGAGACGAGGCGCGCACGCCTCGAGACCCTCATGGAGGGCGTCGGACACCCGCTGCACATCACCCGCACGACCCGCGATCGCGAGGCCGCGGTGCGCTGGCTCGCCGAGTTCGAAGGGGCAGGGCTCGACGGTGTCGTCGCGAAGCCGCTCGACCAGCCTTACGCGCCGGGAAAGCGCACTCTGTTCAAGATCAAGCACGCCCGCACCGCCGACGTCGTCGCGCTCGGCTATCGCATCCACAAGTCCGGATCGGGAGTGGGTTCCCTGCTGGTCGGGCTGTACGGCGACGACGGGGAGCTCCACCAGGTCGGCGGCGTGGCCGCGTGGAGCGATGCCCGTCGGCAGGAGCTCGTCGAAGAGCTCTCCCCGCTGGTCGAGCGCGACGAGTCGGGCGACGCCGTGACCGCCGAGGGCGAGCGGTCGCGATTCAGCGGATCGAAGGATGTGTCGTTCGTGCGGCTGCGCCCGGAGCGGGTGCTCGAGGTGCGATACGACCAACTCGAAGGCGCGCGGTTCCGCCACACCGTGCAGTTCGAACGCTGGCGCCCCGATCGCGACGCCCGCTCATGCACCTATGAGCAGCTGGACACCGTCGAGGGCTACGACCTCGCCGATGTCCTGAGCTGA
- a CDS encoding LysE family translocator yields the protein MSIAFLLTTLVIVATPGTGAVYSIAAGISRGRRAGVIAAFGCTLGVIPHMIAAITGLAAILNASAIAFETIKWLGIAYLLFLAWQTMRDKSLIQADESVAPLSSWRVIRTAVLINVLNPKLTIFFFAFLPQFVPAQTPNGTWQMVGLSLVFMALTFVVFALYGVFAATMRAQVLGRPRVMTWLRRSFAATYVLLAGRLALETR from the coding sequence ATGAGCATCGCATTCCTGCTGACCACCCTGGTGATCGTCGCGACGCCGGGGACCGGTGCCGTCTACTCGATAGCGGCGGGCATCTCGCGAGGTCGCCGAGCCGGAGTCATCGCCGCGTTCGGCTGCACCCTCGGTGTCATCCCGCACATGATCGCCGCGATCACGGGGCTCGCAGCGATCCTGAACGCCTCCGCGATCGCGTTCGAGACCATCAAGTGGCTCGGCATCGCCTATCTGCTGTTCCTCGCCTGGCAGACCATGAGGGACAAGTCGTTGATCCAGGCCGACGAGAGCGTCGCCCCGCTGTCGTCCTGGCGAGTGATCCGCACCGCTGTCCTCATCAACGTGCTCAATCCCAAGCTCACGATCTTCTTCTTCGCCTTCCTGCCCCAGTTCGTCCCGGCCCAGACGCCGAACGGCACCTGGCAGATGGTCGGGCTCAGCCTGGTGTTCATGGCGCTCACGTTCGTGGTCTTCGCGCTGTACGGCGTCTTCGCGGCCACCATGCGCGCCCAGGTGCTGGGGCGACCGAGGGTCATGACGTGGCTGCGCCGCTCCTTCGCCGCGACGTACGTGCTCCTGGCCGGACGTCTCGCGCTGGAGACCCGGTAG
- a CDS encoding SseB family protein, with the protein MALFSRRKKSGDDVVAPTAEAVASDSAPNDTTPNDTTQNGAGAVAGEHTTSESPTAEQPVEAPSIGISVQAFRGVGAEAGPEVSLPTSDGTSNSDASSASAAPAAPQASPSPPVQPETPQERRLPLASVLPPEQTETVAGMKDNVLLREALSEIEAGATNDQLLGVMRQALQGHLYIRVNGDARAQISEGKALSVAVVRDSEDNQYMLAFSSAGAVRDSVQLEADPSSTSAVAQPVTSVLQQVVSGDFAGLIVDNASAPHRVVFPTELLQKTLEQADVDMTVKSILAAPREQDSVVKVGEALATTRMWVAVNDGSGGGPVGIAEAQTTDGRRFLQLFSHPLEVIALGRGDRPLPFAPEQLAKVLTSHADIAGVIVDSAGPSIVVERAALTPVLVLAVDLGD; encoded by the coding sequence ATGGCCCTCTTCTCCCGCCGCAAGAAGTCCGGTGACGATGTCGTCGCCCCCACCGCCGAGGCTGTCGCGAGCGATAGCGCGCCGAACGACACCACGCCGAACGACACCACGCAGAACGGTGCGGGCGCGGTCGCCGGAGAGCACACGACATCAGAGAGCCCGACCGCCGAGCAGCCCGTCGAAGCGCCCTCGATCGGGATCTCGGTGCAGGCGTTCCGGGGCGTCGGTGCCGAGGCGGGCCCCGAGGTCTCCCTTCCGACGTCCGACGGCACTTCGAACTCCGACGCCTCGTCCGCCTCTGCGGCGCCCGCCGCGCCGCAGGCTTCTCCCTCTCCGCCCGTTCAGCCCGAGACGCCCCAGGAGCGGCGCCTGCCTCTGGCCTCCGTGCTGCCGCCGGAGCAGACCGAGACCGTCGCCGGCATGAAGGACAATGTCCTCCTGCGTGAGGCCCTCAGCGAGATCGAGGCGGGCGCGACCAACGACCAGCTCCTCGGCGTCATGCGTCAGGCGCTTCAGGGACACCTCTACATCCGCGTGAACGGCGATGCGCGTGCCCAGATCAGCGAAGGGAAGGCGCTCTCCGTCGCCGTCGTCCGCGACAGTGAAGACAACCAGTACATGCTGGCGTTCAGCTCGGCCGGCGCGGTACGTGATTCCGTGCAGCTCGAAGCGGACCCGTCGTCGACCTCGGCGGTCGCCCAGCCGGTCACCTCGGTGCTGCAGCAGGTCGTGTCCGGAGATTTCGCCGGCCTCATCGTCGACAACGCGTCGGCCCCGCATCGGGTGGTGTTCCCGACGGAGCTGCTGCAGAAGACGCTCGAGCAGGCCGATGTCGACATGACGGTGAAGAGCATCCTCGCCGCTCCCCGGGAACAGGATTCCGTCGTCAAGGTCGGCGAAGCCCTTGCGACCACGCGGATGTGGGTCGCGGTCAACGACGGCTCCGGCGGTGGCCCCGTCGGCATCGCCGAAGCGCAGACGACCGACGGACGTCGGTTCCTGCAGCTGTTCTCGCACCCGCTCGAGGTCATCGCGCTCGGACGCGGTGACCGTCCGCTCCCGTTCGCGCCGGAGCAGCTGGCGAAGGTCCTCACGAGCCACGCCGACATCGCCGGAGTGATCGTGGACTCGGCCGGTCCGTCGATCGTCGTCGAGCGGGCTGCGCTCACGCCGGTCCTCGTGCTCGCGGTCGACCTCGGCGACTGA
- a CDS encoding lamin tail domain-containing protein yields MPRLHRAAAVTAVCALSAAALLATPIAAIGADPGIRPSVATSTAPSLVLNEIVYDDAATGLADQVEIYNAGTEVVDLAGWKIADEKRDTFGAAPDGTSLAPGEFLVLVKDVDFAFGLGKGDEVVLFDPDGTEVDSYAYANTAPLSVWARCPDGTGTWAPATQVTPGAANDCEVAPVAGSIVINEVDSQPADWVEFYNPGTAALDISGYEIRDNSDDHRWQFLPGTQIGAGQFLVVEEGTVGVSGGVEAAFREPIGIGSADRIRLYDTSGAMIDDTLPWQGHAAIDGDFAAATLARCPDGVGSFVLAHPTPGATNSCVMPDVVINEIESNGDTTDWVEVVNTGSTAVDLSGWTVMDSDPVGHAGETTPLPAGTILQPGGYFVFDQPTNFVFGLGNGDTVSIRDANGNTVDEHVYAAHAAGVLARCADATGDFVDIAVSTKGLRNACGNPVRINEVESDGGSPDDWVELVNPTSTALDVSGIVVKDDDDTHAYAIPAGTSIGAGEYLVIERAQLGFGLGAGDAVRVFDGDLLVDETTWGAGHAATTWGRCPDTSGAFAVTAAPTKGTANVCTGEVAVSPWPGSAEVRVVDSIPTFLEDSSGLDVQETADGAFLWAVDNGQGRIWKLEAHADGSVEKVDGWDAGKRVRFQKDAANPGAAGPDTEGITVDGDGFVYVASERDNSAKGVNQNVVLKVDPEASDGDLVAQQEWDLTALLPAVGANLGMEAVQWVPDAALAGKLFDDRTGAAYDPKDYAGHGDGLFFVAVEDNGHVYAFALGADGSATLVSEIAPGLTGVMALDYDTVRNTLWAVCDDGCQGRSAEITLNGTGQPSLVHYARPAGMPDINNEGFATAPASLSVDGQRPVWWFADGFASEALRTGTLPGVDDGTPGGETPPLPGTGLVDDNRHGLTVDPSVATRGQKVTITVGAGGTGTDVSVWMYSDPTRIASGTLTDAGTISVTVPANAPLGAHRIAVFDASGALLGWADLRVAAGSGAGAGGEAGAGVGGLATTGAELPVAAVALALMLLTAGAVAVRRKRTA; encoded by the coding sequence ATGCCCCGCCTGCACCGTGCAGCGGCGGTCACGGCGGTGTGCGCCTTGAGCGCCGCCGCCCTGCTCGCCACTCCCATCGCCGCGATCGGCGCCGACCCCGGCATCCGCCCGTCCGTGGCGACGTCGACCGCTCCGAGTCTCGTCCTGAACGAGATCGTCTACGACGACGCGGCGACCGGCCTCGCCGACCAGGTCGAGATCTACAACGCCGGGACCGAGGTGGTCGATCTCGCGGGGTGGAAGATCGCGGACGAGAAGCGCGACACCTTCGGCGCGGCCCCGGATGGCACGTCGCTCGCCCCGGGGGAGTTCCTGGTGCTGGTGAAGGACGTCGACTTCGCGTTCGGGCTCGGCAAGGGCGACGAGGTCGTGCTCTTCGACCCGGACGGCACCGAGGTCGACTCCTATGCCTATGCGAACACCGCGCCGCTGTCGGTGTGGGCGCGCTGCCCTGACGGCACGGGTACCTGGGCGCCGGCGACGCAGGTGACGCCCGGCGCTGCGAACGATTGCGAGGTTGCTCCTGTCGCCGGTTCCATCGTGATCAACGAGGTCGACTCGCAGCCGGCCGACTGGGTGGAGTTCTACAACCCCGGCACCGCTGCGCTCGACATCTCGGGCTACGAGATCCGGGACAACTCGGACGATCACCGCTGGCAGTTCCTCCCGGGAACGCAGATCGGCGCGGGACAGTTCCTCGTGGTCGAAGAGGGTACGGTCGGGGTCTCCGGAGGCGTCGAGGCCGCATTCCGCGAGCCGATCGGCATCGGCAGCGCCGACCGCATCCGCCTCTACGACACCTCGGGCGCGATGATCGACGACACGCTCCCGTGGCAGGGGCACGCGGCGATCGACGGCGACTTCGCCGCGGCCACCCTGGCGCGCTGCCCTGACGGCGTCGGCTCCTTCGTGCTCGCGCACCCGACCCCGGGCGCCACGAACTCGTGCGTCATGCCCGACGTCGTGATCAACGAGATCGAGTCGAACGGCGACACCACAGATTGGGTCGAGGTCGTCAACACCGGCAGCACGGCGGTCGACCTCTCCGGCTGGACCGTGATGGACAGCGACCCCGTCGGCCACGCCGGTGAAACCACTCCGTTGCCCGCAGGCACGATCCTGCAGCCCGGAGGCTACTTCGTCTTCGACCAGCCCACGAACTTCGTCTTCGGTCTCGGCAACGGCGATACCGTGTCGATCCGCGACGCGAACGGCAACACGGTCGATGAGCACGTGTACGCCGCGCATGCCGCAGGGGTCCTCGCGCGTTGCGCTGATGCCACCGGCGACTTCGTCGACATCGCGGTCTCGACCAAGGGGCTGCGCAACGCCTGCGGCAACCCCGTGCGCATCAACGAGGTCGAATCCGACGGCGGCTCGCCCGACGACTGGGTGGAGCTCGTGAACCCGACGAGCACGGCGCTCGATGTGTCGGGCATCGTGGTGAAGGACGACGACGACACCCACGCGTACGCGATCCCGGCCGGTACGTCGATCGGTGCGGGGGAGTACCTCGTGATCGAGCGGGCGCAGCTCGGCTTCGGCCTCGGCGCTGGCGATGCGGTGCGGGTGTTCGACGGCGACCTGCTCGTGGACGAGACCACCTGGGGTGCGGGCCACGCCGCCACCACCTGGGGGCGTTGCCCCGACACGAGCGGCGCGTTCGCCGTCACCGCAGCGCCCACGAAGGGCACCGCGAACGTGTGCACCGGTGAGGTCGCCGTGTCGCCGTGGCCCGGCTCTGCCGAGGTGCGCGTGGTGGACAGCATCCCGACGTTCCTCGAGGACAGCTCGGGGCTCGACGTGCAGGAGACCGCCGACGGCGCGTTCCTCTGGGCGGTCGACAACGGACAAGGCCGTATCTGGAAGCTCGAGGCGCACGCCGACGGCTCGGTCGAGAAGGTCGACGGCTGGGATGCGGGCAAGCGTGTGCGCTTCCAGAAGGACGCCGCGAACCCGGGCGCCGCGGGCCCCGACACCGAAGGCATCACGGTCGACGGAGACGGCTTCGTCTACGTGGCGTCCGAACGCGACAACAGCGCCAAGGGCGTGAACCAGAACGTGGTGCTGAAGGTCGACCCCGAGGCCTCGGACGGCGATCTCGTCGCCCAGCAGGAATGGGATCTGACCGCGTTGCTTCCTGCCGTCGGGGCGAACCTCGGCATGGAGGCCGTGCAGTGGGTGCCGGATGCCGCGCTCGCCGGAAAGCTCTTCGATGACAGGACGGGTGCGGCGTACGACCCGAAGGACTACGCCGGTCACGGTGACGGGCTGTTCTTCGTCGCGGTCGAGGACAACGGTCACGTCTACGCATTCGCCCTCGGGGCCGACGGCTCCGCGACGCTCGTGTCGGAGATCGCTCCCGGTCTCACCGGAGTCATGGCGCTCGACTACGACACCGTGCGTAACACCCTGTGGGCCGTGTGCGACGACGGCTGCCAGGGCCGCTCCGCCGAGATCACGCTGAACGGCACCGGGCAGCCGAGCCTCGTGCACTACGCCCGCCCTGCCGGGATGCCCGACATCAACAACGAGGGCTTCGCGACCGCGCCGGCCTCGCTGTCGGTCGACGGACAGCGCCCGGTGTGGTGGTTCGCCGACGGGTTCGCCTCCGAGGCGCTGCGCACGGGAACGCTGCCGGGAGTCGACGACGGCACCCCCGGCGGCGAGACCCCGCCGCTCCCGGGCACCGGCCTCGTCGACGACAATCGCCACGGTCTGACGGTGGACCCGTCGGTCGCGACCCGCGGGCAGAAGGTCACGATCACGGTCGGGGCCGGCGGCACGGGAACGGACGTGTCGGTGTGGATGTACTCCGACCCGACGCGGATCGCGTCGGGGACGCTCACGGACGCGGGCACCATCTCGGTGACCGTCCCGGCGAACGCTCCGCTCGGCGCGCACAGGATCGCGGTGTTCGACGCGAGCGGCGCGCTCCTCGGTTGGGCGGACCTCCGCGTCGCGGCGGGTAGCGGGGCCGGGGCCGGGGGAGAGGCCGGGGCAGGGGTCGGTGGGCTGGCGACGACCGGTGCGGAACTCCCCGTCGCCGCCGTCGCACTGGCGCTGATGCTGCTCACCGCCGGTGCGGTGGCCGTGCGGCGCAAGCGCACGGCATGA
- a CDS encoding ABC transporter permease codes for MSLANIGIIARLELTQRLRSVGWYVLLGVFALVLLGVTGLSFAVYSWGDAVGAGVYSIVVNIVLLLVVLVSPTLSGNAINGDRDAATLAAVQVTAASTGDIMLGKLVAAVATGGAFLVVAVPFLALSLLGGGANPAVLLISLLVLAAEIIIVAAIGVGLSGLIARPLFSVATTYLVVAALVFGTLIVFGLGGMAVRSEATVYSRPYDANGTPDCDRWEVNSTQDVPRFDLVWWTLAANPFVVLADATPTEYATGGYPVDMFGQIKYGLRSAQLSPLEQRWDECDPGGGYRTPQEVIDSTVPSWFVGLGVQIVIAGSLFAGAWARTRTPARRLPPGTRIA; via the coding sequence ATGAGCCTCGCGAACATCGGCATCATCGCCCGACTCGAACTGACCCAGCGCCTGCGCAGCGTGGGCTGGTATGTGCTGCTCGGGGTCTTCGCCCTGGTGCTGCTCGGGGTCACGGGGCTCTCGTTCGCCGTGTACTCCTGGGGCGATGCGGTCGGTGCCGGCGTCTACTCGATCGTCGTCAACATCGTGCTGCTGCTGGTCGTGCTGGTGTCGCCGACGCTCAGCGGCAACGCGATCAACGGGGATCGCGATGCCGCGACGCTCGCGGCCGTGCAGGTGACCGCCGCGTCGACCGGCGACATCATGCTCGGCAAGCTCGTCGCGGCCGTGGCGACCGGCGGCGCCTTCCTGGTGGTCGCGGTGCCGTTCCTGGCCCTGTCGTTGCTGGGTGGGGGAGCGAACCCGGCCGTGCTGCTCATCTCCCTGCTCGTGCTCGCGGCCGAGATCATCATCGTGGCCGCGATCGGAGTGGGGTTGAGCGGACTCATCGCGCGTCCGCTGTTCTCGGTCGCGACGACCTACCTGGTCGTCGCCGCGCTCGTGTTCGGAACGCTCATCGTGTTCGGACTCGGCGGCATGGCGGTGCGCAGCGAAGCGACCGTGTACTCGCGCCCGTACGACGCGAACGGCACGCCGGACTGTGATCGCTGGGAGGTGAACAGCACCCAGGATGTGCCTCGGTTCGATCTGGTGTGGTGGACGCTCGCCGCGAACCCGTTCGTCGTGCTCGCCGACGCGACCCCGACCGAGTACGCGACGGGGGGTTATCCCGTCGACATGTTCGGTCAGATCAAGTACGGATTGCGCAGCGCGCAGCTCTCGCCCTTGGAACAGCGCTGGGACGAGTGCGACCCCGGTGGCGGGTACCGCACACCCCAAGAGGTGATCGACTCGACGGTGCCGAGCTGGTTCGTCGGCCTGGGGGTGCAGATCGTCATCGCGGGTTCGCTGTTCGCGGGGGCATGGGCGCGCACGCGGACGCCGGCTCGCCGGCTGCCCCCGGGCACGCGCATCGCCTGA
- the ligD gene encoding non-homologous end-joining DNA ligase: MASERVTLTVADSDGEREVALSSPNRVVWPDLGITKAELAEYVQLVAVPFLAANGNRPVSLERFRDGIGPAGGARAEGFFSKNPPKGTPDFVDAVTVTYNSGRQHPQIVLNRASAIVWAVQMNTIVFHPWASLATDADNPVELRIDLDPQPGTDFADAVTAAHTLREVLREAGLEAFAKTSGNRGLHVFAPIEPTHEFLEVRHAVIAAGRELERRMPEQVTTNWWKEERGARIFVDFNQANRDRTMAGAYSPRALPGATVSTPVAWDELDGLDPKVFTVRSIPKRLGEVGDPWASMPHNPGRIDTLLEWWERDTQNGLGELPFPPEFPKMPGEPPRVQPSKKVAANWDEDGTPPEKE; encoded by the coding sequence ATGGCCTCAGAACGCGTGACCCTGACCGTCGCCGACTCCGATGGAGAACGCGAGGTCGCGCTGTCCAGCCCGAACCGCGTGGTCTGGCCCGACCTCGGCATCACCAAGGCGGAGCTGGCCGAGTATGTGCAGCTCGTCGCGGTGCCGTTCCTGGCGGCGAACGGCAACCGCCCGGTCTCGCTCGAGCGGTTCCGTGACGGCATCGGACCCGCAGGCGGGGCGCGGGCCGAGGGCTTCTTCTCGAAGAACCCGCCCAAAGGTACCCCGGACTTCGTCGACGCGGTGACGGTGACGTACAACAGCGGGCGCCAGCATCCGCAGATCGTGTTGAACCGTGCGAGCGCGATCGTGTGGGCCGTGCAGATGAACACGATCGTCTTCCACCCCTGGGCGTCGCTCGCCACTGACGCGGACAACCCCGTCGAGCTGCGCATCGACCTCGATCCGCAGCCCGGTACCGACTTCGCAGATGCGGTCACGGCCGCGCACACCCTGCGGGAGGTGCTGCGCGAGGCGGGTCTGGAGGCGTTCGCCAAGACCAGCGGCAACAGAGGATTGCACGTGTTCGCGCCGATCGAACCGACCCACGAGTTCCTGGAGGTGCGGCACGCCGTGATCGCCGCCGGGCGTGAGCTGGAGCGACGGATGCCGGAGCAGGTCACGACGAACTGGTGGAAGGAGGAGCGGGGCGCGCGCATCTTCGTCGACTTCAACCAGGCCAACCGCGACCGCACGATGGCCGGTGCCTACAGTCCTCGCGCGCTTCCCGGAGCGACCGTGTCGACGCCGGTGGCCTGGGACGAGCTCGACGGTCTCGATCCGAAGGTGTTCACGGTGCGCAGCATCCCGAAGCGTCTGGGCGAGGTCGGCGACCCGTGGGCGTCAATGCCGCACAACCCTGGCCGCATCGACACGCTGCTGGAGTGGTGGGAGCGTGACACGCAGAACGGTCTCGGCGAACTGCCTTTCCCGCCGGAGTTCCCGAAGATGCCGGGTGAGCCGCCGCGCGTGCAGCCGAGCAAGAAGGTCGCAGCGAATTGGGACGAGGACGGCACCCCGCCCGAGAAGGAGTGA
- a CDS encoding UvrD-helicase domain-containing protein, with amino-acid sequence MTEAPLIVPSSAGPRSSGAPGQDDLLAGLNPQQLEAVTYRGPALLIVAGAGSGKTSVLTRRIASLLRAREAWPSQILAITFTNKAAGEMRERVEGLIGDAARGMWISTFHSACVRILRREAEQFGYTKSFTIYDSGDSRALLKRLVKEHEADAYGLTPASVQSRISKLKNELSDAESYARQANMSDPAERVFVEVFADYQRQLQKANAFDFDDLIGQTVYLFRAFPQVADTYRRRFRHILVDEYQDTNHAQYSLIHELTRPVSGAAGAAPDPYASNGMMIFEPDPAPTADAGEPGASLTVVGDSDQSIYAFRGADIRNISEFERDFPGARVVLLEQNYRSTQNILSAANAVIGNNFDRKDKKLWSDKGDGDPIIGFTGYSQHDEAQFVADEVEALHRAGMPYSEMAVFYRTNSQSRALEEIFIRSAVPYKIMGGTKFYDRAEIKDALAYLVAVANPADEMSVRRILNKPRRGIGDVTETAIARFAEEHGISFRDALSMPGQLGVGPKIQTAIGQLDAVLAEAAAILTPASGELPPPTAVADGLSLLLGKSGYLDALRASRDPQDEARVENLDEFVAVARDFARNNPEGTIVDFLTEVALVSDADDLDDESGSVSLMTMHTAKGLEYDAVFVTGVEEDLIPHRISAGEPGGPQEERRLFYVGITRARKRLHLSLAMTRAQFGEVTVAMPSRFLQEIPAGLIDWRQSPGDVNSRGGMQSRALNARRQGGFGGSGSGDRFAVKSLPGRDSLKPLSTAMDKFPNRVTAKMRDNGDLELAAGDRIRHVDFGDGRVDAVTGEGAKRIAHVRFDSAGQKKLLIKVAPIEKI; translated from the coding sequence ATGACCGAAGCTCCTCTCATCGTCCCCTCCTCCGCCGGTCCTCGCTCGTCGGGAGCCCCGGGGCAGGACGATCTCCTCGCCGGCCTCAACCCTCAGCAGCTCGAGGCCGTCACCTACCGCGGCCCGGCGCTGCTCATCGTCGCGGGCGCCGGATCGGGCAAGACGAGCGTGCTCACCCGCCGCATCGCCTCGCTGTTGCGGGCCCGAGAGGCATGGCCGAGCCAGATCCTCGCGATCACCTTCACCAACAAGGCCGCGGGCGAGATGCGCGAGCGTGTCGAAGGGCTGATCGGCGATGCCGCCCGTGGCATGTGGATCTCCACGTTCCACTCCGCGTGCGTGCGCATCCTGCGTCGCGAGGCCGAGCAGTTCGGGTACACGAAGTCGTTCACCATCTACGATTCGGGCGATTCGCGGGCTCTCCTCAAGCGCCTGGTCAAAGAGCACGAGGCCGATGCCTACGGGCTCACACCCGCGTCCGTGCAGTCGCGCATCTCGAAGCTGAAGAACGAGCTGTCCGATGCCGAGTCGTATGCGCGTCAGGCCAACATGAGCGACCCAGCCGAGCGCGTCTTCGTCGAGGTCTTCGCCGACTACCAACGGCAGCTGCAGAAGGCCAACGCCTTCGACTTCGATGACCTCATCGGGCAGACCGTGTATCTGTTCCGAGCGTTCCCGCAGGTCGCCGACACCTACCGTCGTCGTTTCCGTCACATCCTGGTCGACGAGTACCAGGACACGAACCACGCGCAGTACTCGCTGATCCACGAGCTCACGCGCCCCGTGTCCGGTGCTGCCGGTGCCGCGCCGGATCCGTATGCCTCCAACGGCATGATGATCTTCGAGCCCGATCCCGCCCCCACGGCAGACGCCGGCGAACCCGGTGCCTCGCTCACCGTGGTCGGCGACTCCGATCAATCGATCTACGCGTTCCGCGGCGCGGACATCCGCAACATCAGCGAGTTCGAGCGTGACTTCCCCGGCGCCCGCGTCGTGCTGCTCGAGCAGAACTACCGCTCGACGCAGAACATCCTGTCGGCGGCGAACGCGGTGATCGGCAACAACTTCGATCGCAAGGACAAGAAGCTCTGGAGCGACAAGGGCGACGGCGATCCCATCATCGGTTTCACCGGCTACTCGCAGCACGACGAGGCGCAGTTCGTGGCTGACGAGGTCGAGGCCCTGCACCGCGCCGGCATGCCCTACTCCGAGATGGCGGTGTTCTACCGCACCAACTCGCAGTCCCGTGCGCTGGAGGAGATCTTCATCCGCTCGGCGGTGCCGTACAAGATCATGGGCGGCACCAAGTTCTACGATCGCGCCGAGATCAAGGACGCGCTCGCCTACCTCGTCGCCGTCGCGAACCCGGCCGACGAGATGTCGGTGCGCCGCATCCTGAACAAGCCCAGGCGCGGCATCGGCGACGTCACGGAGACGGCCATCGCACGGTTCGCCGAGGAGCACGGGATCAGCTTCCGCGATGCACTGTCGATGCCGGGTCAGCTCGGGGTCGGGCCGAAGATCCAGACGGCGATCGGGCAGCTCGACGCGGTGCTCGCCGAAGCCGCCGCCATCCTGACCCCCGCGAGCGGCGAGCTGCCTCCCCCCACCGCGGTGGCCGACGGCCTGAGCCTGTTGCTGGGCAAGAGCGGATACCTCGACGCCCTGCGTGCGAGCCGCGACCCTCAGGACGAGGCGCGCGTGGAGAACCTCGACGAATTCGTCGCGGTGGCTCGTGATTTCGCGCGCAACAACCCGGAGGGCACGATCGTCGACTTCCTCACCGAGGTCGCTCTGGTCTCCGATGCCGATGACCTCGACGACGAGTCGGGCTCGGTCTCGCTCATGACCATGCACACGGCGAAGGGCCTGGAGTATGACGCCGTGTTCGTCACGGGCGTCGAGGAAGATCTCATCCCGCACCGCATCTCGGCCGGCGAGCCCGGGGGACCGCAGGAGGAACGCCGTCTCTTCTACGTGGGCATCACGCGTGCGCGCAAGCGTCTGCACCTCTCTCTCGCGATGACGAGGGCGCAGTTCGGCGAGGTCACGGTGGCGATGCCCAGCCGCTTCCTGCAGGAGATCCCGGCGGGCCTGATCGACTGGCGACAGTCTCCGGGCGACGTGAACTCGCGCGGGGGGATGCAGTCGCGCGCACTGAACGCGCGTCGCCAGGGCGGCTTCGGCGGCTCGGGCTCGGGCGATCGTTTCGCGGTGAAGTCGCTGCCGGGTCGAGACTCCCTGAAGCCGCTGTCGACGGCGATGGACAAGTTCCCCAACCGGGTCACGGCCAAGATGCGCGACAACGGTGATCTCGAGCTCGCCGCCGGCGACCGCATCCGTCACGTCGACTTCGGCGACGGGCGGGTGGATGCGGTGACGGGCGAGGGTGCCAAGCGCATCGCTCACGTGCGATTCGACTCGGCGGGGCAGAAGAAGCTCCTCATCAAGGTCGCGCCGATCGAGAAGATCTAG